From Sporosarcina sp. 6E9, a single genomic window includes:
- a CDS encoding CDP-glycerol:glycerophosphate glycerophosphotransferase: MKSISIIMPIYNTEEFLVHSIQSVLQQTYQNFELLLLNDNSEDNSKEIIENYMKNDHRIKAHHFTDRHGVGAVRNFGINMATGDYIYFLDSDDYLAPSTLQILIENIHNFDLISGRLMRANVSLEHAAISNDQDNQDIKIYTNRKYRLIRNNSVLNRLFTKRFLADNNIRFSEDVENYSDLSFLVHAFSIVQEVPYTKESIYFKRRRNDPISNPSLLQTGMPGRINDFTHVYMHLKDNYSSDEKVNLFLDRQLFNFYRRQIVAYFRNNQNVDEVFSVLSDAMVRLNSNLVQKSPSRTKKEIKAIQTGNLIHYKKVNLKHQRLRNLKTALKGRRRLYIQLYRSLFMKMPLKKKTVVFESFLGKSYSDSPKYIYEYMIENKMDYNYVWIFNEKKNIPGNASQVKRFSLKYFYYLARAKYWVSNSRLPITLNKREGNVYLQTWHGTPLKQLVFDMVDVYSADPKYKSNFYRQSRRWDYLSSPNAYSSAIFRSAFKYDKEMLEFGYPRNDILYTKNNPDNINELKVSMRIPTDKKVVLYAPTWRDDEFYSAGKYKFTLQLELDKLQAELGDDYIVLLRMHYFIANQLDISEYSGFVYDFSSYDDIAELYLVSDVLITDYSSVFFDFANLKRPILFYTYDLENYRDKLRGFYLDIETEVPGPLLRNTEEVIHAISDIQNVQKDYATRYDAFYERFCKWDDGKASENTVKAVFK; encoded by the coding sequence ATGAAATCTATTTCAATAATAATGCCTATTTATAACACCGAGGAATTTTTGGTTCATAGTATTCAATCTGTGCTTCAACAAACATATCAAAACTTCGAACTGCTTTTACTGAACGATAATAGTGAAGATAATAGCAAAGAAATTATCGAGAATTACATGAAAAATGATCATCGAATTAAAGCACACCACTTCACCGATAGACATGGTGTAGGTGCTGTGCGGAATTTCGGCATTAACATGGCTACCGGGGATTATATTTACTTTCTTGATAGTGATGACTATTTGGCTCCAAGCACTTTACAGATACTGATTGAAAACATTCATAACTTTGATTTAATATCCGGAAGACTGATGAGGGCAAACGTTAGTCTAGAACATGCTGCTATTAGCAACGACCAAGACAACCAGGATATTAAAATATATACAAACAGGAAATACAGATTAATTCGAAACAATTCCGTTTTGAACCGTTTATTTACCAAACGTTTTTTGGCAGATAACAATATAAGGTTTTCCGAAGACGTAGAGAATTATTCGGATTTATCATTTTTGGTTCATGCATTCTCAATTGTTCAGGAAGTTCCCTATACAAAAGAGAGCATCTACTTTAAAAGAAGGCGTAACGATCCTATTTCGAACCCCTCTCTCCTTCAAACTGGCATGCCGGGGCGAATTAATGACTTTACTCATGTGTATATGCATTTAAAAGATAATTACTCTAGTGATGAAAAGGTTAATTTGTTTTTGGATCGTCAATTATTCAACTTTTATCGTAGGCAAATTGTCGCCTACTTCAGAAACAATCAAAATGTAGATGAGGTTTTCTCTGTTTTAAGTGACGCAATGGTGAGATTGAATTCCAATCTTGTTCAGAAAAGTCCATCTCGAACAAAAAAAGAGATCAAAGCGATTCAAACAGGTAACCTAATACATTATAAAAAAGTAAACTTAAAACATCAGCGACTTCGTAATCTTAAAACAGCTTTAAAAGGGCGTAGACGACTTTATATTCAACTATACCGTTCCCTCTTTATGAAGATGCCTTTAAAGAAAAAAACAGTTGTTTTTGAGAGCTTTTTAGGGAAATCTTATTCAGATAGCCCCAAGTATATTTACGAATACATGATTGAAAATAAAATGGACTACAACTACGTTTGGATATTTAATGAGAAGAAGAATATCCCTGGCAATGCGTCTCAAGTAAAAAGATTTAGTTTAAAGTATTTTTATTACCTAGCTCGAGCTAAGTACTGGGTGAGTAATTCACGGCTTCCGATCACTTTAAATAAAAGAGAAGGCAATGTGTATTTACAGACTTGGCATGGGACTCCCTTAAAACAATTAGTGTTTGATATGGTTGACGTGTATTCCGCTGACCCAAAATATAAATCGAATTTTTATAGACAATCTAGAAGATGGGATTACTTAAGTTCACCAAATGCATATTCATCTGCAATATTCCGCAGTGCGTTTAAATACGATAAAGAAATGCTAGAGTTTGGTTATCCTCGAAATGACATTTTATATACAAAAAATAATCCAGACAATATAAATGAACTGAAAGTTTCTATGCGAATTCCAACAGATAAAAAGGTTGTTTTGTATGCGCCTACTTGGCGGGATGATGAGTTCTATTCAGCCGGTAAATACAAATTTACACTTCAGCTTGAACTCGATAAGTTACAGGCCGAACTCGGTGATGACTATATCGTCTTACTCAGAATGCACTATTTCATTGCCAATCAATTGGACATATCGGAATATAGCGGTTTTGTTTACGACTTTTCAAGTTATGATGACATTGCCGAACTTTACTTAGTTTCGGATGTTTTGATAACGGATTATTCTTCCGTATTTTTTGATTTTGCGAATTTAAAACGACCAATTCTTTTTTATACTTACGATTTAGAAAATTACCGGGATAAGCTTAGAGGATTTTATCTTGATATTGAAACAGAAGTCCCGGGTCCTCTGCTTCGTAATACAGAAGAAGTTATTCATGCAATCTCCGATATTCAAAATGTCCAAAAAGATTACGCGACTAGATATGATGCTTTTTATGAACGATTTTGTAAGTGGGATGATGGGAAGGCTTCTGAGAATACCGTAAAGGCCGTTTTTAAATAA
- a CDS encoding O-antigen ligase family protein, translated as MQTRNRNLKVKLVFNGIIFSSLFIMGMQFTPFRFMDKEALIGPLIILTAILIYYLIFNREIIITKNSLLIAALSALFFMYYIANITARVPLKPAYMIYLAIIFAVFLFIGTFKNKVLFYPASIIFVFLYVNLLFLPRILTHMSLTNANSNGIIAFLLLFFCIINFRESNWILRIINIYNTLFLLYALFMVATSRAAMLAFLVSVFIYLVVKKSHRFVFPFIALLIVGSQAFTLFYLKAKGTTIGMKLNALTEKYTGKRFFSGRDRVWKESLEDVTNSGNIWTGLGNNTQHGEFNGYLHNFYVQLFYQSGIIGLLLMSALLLAIAYVAMKVKRDTIDHSYKILFAYFVGILFLQIFEGHLIYKFELISMLCWIIIALFVNKTLLMNFNSNEKRL; from the coding sequence ATGCAAACGCGGAATCGAAATTTAAAAGTTAAACTTGTTTTCAATGGCATTATTTTTTCTAGTCTTTTCATTATGGGCATGCAATTTACACCGTTTCGATTTATGGATAAAGAAGCTTTAATTGGACCACTCATTATTTTGACGGCCATTTTAATCTACTATTTAATTTTTAATCGAGAAATAATCATCACGAAAAATTCACTGTTAATCGCTGCTCTTTCTGCACTTTTCTTTATGTATTATATTGCAAACATTACTGCGCGGGTTCCTTTGAAGCCTGCTTATATGATTTATTTAGCCATTATTTTTGCAGTTTTTCTTTTCATAGGCACGTTTAAAAATAAAGTCCTTTTCTATCCAGCATCGATTATTTTTGTGTTCTTATATGTAAATCTACTATTCTTGCCTAGGATCCTCACACATATGAGTTTAACGAATGCGAATTCAAACGGTATTATCGCATTTTTATTGTTGTTTTTTTGTATTATTAATTTTAGAGAATCGAATTGGATTCTTAGAATCATAAACATTTATAATACCTTGTTTTTACTCTATGCACTTTTCATGGTTGCCACTTCGCGTGCAGCGATGCTGGCATTTCTAGTTTCAGTCTTTATTTACCTAGTCGTGAAGAAATCGCATAGATTCGTTTTTCCGTTCATCGCACTACTCATTGTCGGTAGCCAAGCCTTTACATTGTTTTATTTAAAAGCGAAAGGCACAACTATAGGGATGAAATTGAATGCATTAACGGAAAAGTATACCGGGAAAAGGTTTTTCTCAGGGAGAGACCGGGTTTGGAAAGAGTCCCTTGAGGACGTTACCAATTCCGGAAACATTTGGACGGGCCTTGGAAATAACACTCAACACGGCGAATTTAACGGTTATTTACATAACTTTTACGTACAATTATTTTATCAATCTGGAATTATTGGTTTGCTATTAATGTCCGCACTGCTTTTGGCAATTGCATATGTTGCGATGAAAGTTAAAAGAGACACGATTGATCATAGTTATAAGATTTTATTCGCCTATTTTGTCGGCATACTTTTCTTACAAATATTCGAAGGACATCTCATTTATAAATTCGAACTAATTTCTATGTTGTGTTGGATCATAATTGCTTTGTTTGTCAATAAAACGCTACTGATGAATTTTAATAGTAATGAAAAGCGACTCTAA
- a CDS encoding N-acetylmuramoyl-L-alanine amidase, with amino-acid sequence MDRYLKTSIYIMIFALLIQLFPAVSFAEDELVEEPTEVLLYASEKGGQIALYEDERAEKVLAYIPDSTSVELLNSQEGYSQVLFIPKIPDDEANSSIVGFVQNVHIVNPDDVEAFLQKRDNEGIILEDHEETDLEEIDSEDNVIIDEPGDSTDSTDNTELEIQHEENLLEEEEINLEEEIDTSMPSIPEAEDQQVEKRMTSLAVASTPTLQGVALKSSTKIYSGMSTGSSVLKAYKQGHILKFKSHTADWYIATVYISGKPQTGYIHLNDVDLLIEQKRLVGYAAVQPVHVYQSPTQNNGVLKSYNRGAKLIYRTFSSQWHQATVIINGQARTGYIHVNDVGPELPVTQAPIRGLAVSKVVSVYSSTSTNSSVLKSYSQGHILLYRPYNSAWYEATVYVNGKARKGYINRNDVENIVTNQVTVRGVAVNSPTRVYSKASTSASTLKSYSFGRALIYRTFTDSWYEATVYVNGKPSTGYIHKSHVVNVTGKKIVLDPGHGGSDPGAQALGLVEKELNLDIALRTKNLLESAGFSVVMTRTTDVFVSLAGRAEIANSSNADIFISIHGNSFNGATQGVETFWYGKYEKANSMRLAHALQNNVVSKMNMSYRRVAEGNFHVIRETKVPSALLEVGFIDNPSDAAKLKQSKYRQLAAEGIMLGALDYFR; translated from the coding sequence ATGGATCGATATTTAAAAACAAGTATTTATATAATGATTTTTGCCTTACTTATACAACTATTTCCTGCTGTATCTTTCGCGGAAGATGAATTGGTCGAAGAACCTACGGAAGTCTTGTTGTATGCATCAGAAAAAGGTGGACAAATTGCACTTTACGAAGATGAGCGTGCTGAGAAAGTATTGGCTTATATTCCCGATTCCACTTCTGTTGAATTGCTTAATTCACAAGAGGGGTACTCACAGGTTCTATTTATTCCTAAAATTCCTGATGATGAAGCCAATTCCTCGATAGTTGGTTTTGTTCAAAACGTTCATATCGTCAATCCCGATGATGTAGAAGCGTTTCTACAAAAAAGGGATAATGAGGGGATTATTTTAGAGGATCATGAAGAAACCGATCTTGAAGAAATTGACAGTGAAGACAACGTAATTATCGATGAACCAGGCGATTCAACCGATTCGACCGATAATACCGAGCTTGAAATTCAGCACGAAGAGAACTTACTTGAAGAAGAAGAGATAAATCTAGAAGAAGAAATTGATACATCAATGCCTTCGATACCTGAAGCAGAAGATCAACAAGTCGAAAAACGCATGACTTCCTTAGCGGTAGCTTCCACTCCTACTTTACAAGGTGTGGCTCTCAAAAGTTCGACAAAAATCTACTCTGGGATGTCAACGGGGTCTTCTGTTTTGAAAGCTTATAAACAAGGACACATCCTTAAATTTAAATCACATACTGCTGATTGGTATATTGCTACAGTCTACATAAGTGGAAAACCGCAAACTGGGTATATTCATCTGAATGACGTGGATCTCCTAATCGAGCAAAAGCGACTTGTCGGGTACGCGGCCGTTCAACCGGTGCATGTTTATCAAAGTCCCACGCAAAACAACGGTGTTCTTAAGAGTTATAATCGCGGAGCTAAGCTAATTTATCGCACTTTTTCTTCTCAGTGGCATCAAGCGACAGTTATTATTAACGGTCAAGCGCGGACTGGGTATATTCATGTGAATGATGTCGGTCCTGAATTACCTGTAACTCAGGCTCCTATAAGAGGATTGGCTGTTTCTAAAGTTGTTTCTGTATATAGTTCTACATCAACGAACTCATCCGTTTTGAAATCATATTCTCAAGGACATATTCTTCTTTATCGTCCATATAATAGCGCTTGGTACGAGGCGACGGTTTATGTGAACGGAAAGGCTCGAAAAGGGTATATTAATCGTAATGATGTTGAAAATATTGTGACTAACCAAGTAACCGTTAGAGGAGTTGCAGTTAATAGTCCGACACGGGTTTATTCAAAGGCATCTACTTCGGCTTCAACCTTGAAAAGCTATTCGTTTGGTAGAGCGCTCATTTATCGCACATTTACCGATAGTTGGTATGAAGCGACGGTTTACGTGAACGGAAAACCTAGTACAGGATATATTCATAAGAGTCATGTCGTTAATGTTACCGGGAAGAAGATAGTCTTAGATCCTGGTCACGGCGGTTCGGATCCCGGTGCACAAGCATTAGGTCTTGTTGAGAAGGAACTGAACTTGGATATCGCTCTTCGAACAAAGAACTTATTGGAAAGTGCCGGCTTTAGTGTCGTCATGACTAGAACAACGGACGTATTTGTTTCATTAGCAGGAAGAGCTGAAATAGCGAACAGTTCAAATGCCGATATTTTCATCAGCATTCATGGAAATTCGTTTAACGGCGCTACACAGGGTGTCGAAACTTTCTGGTATGGCAAGTACGAAAAAGCGAATAGCATGCGACTTGCGCACGCATTGCAAAACAATGTGGTTAGTAAAATGAATATGTCCTATCGAAGAGTTGCTGAAGGTAATTTTCATGTCATTCGAGAAACGAAAGTTCCGAGCGCTCTTTTAGAAGTTGGATTTATCGATAACCCAAGTGATGCAGCAAAGTTGAAACAAAGTAAATATAGGCAATTAGCTGCTGAGGGAATTATGCTTGGCGCATTGGATTATTTTAGGTAA
- a CDS encoding CDP-glycerol glycerophosphotransferase family protein, which yields MFKEFLIATYLFLTKSVFAIAKLFPIRNKFVFVSSFGDNVDYVAREVLRQQSADVVILRSRKSNYSFGQLDIDARRIISFDSLNIIQYVKSIYHLATARHVFVDNYFAFLSVMNFKTGVECIQLWHAAGAVKRFGMEDPTFYDRTVSAQKRFKKVYARFDKVVVGSDAMIPVFKKAFNIKDEQFLKTGIPRTDFFFDEAAKSTAISEVYAAYPEIASKKVILYAPTFRRDELEGQEIGLEVEKMTAELGPEYLLLIRMHPAVKMNFVDTGLAGVLDVSAYRNVNHLLLVTDYLLSDYSSMPYEFALLNRPQIFFPYDLESYEEESGFWSSYDEVVPGPIVQSTDEIIELIRQDDFDLEEIAAFSSRWNRYSAGRSARELVDYLKK from the coding sequence TTGTTTAAAGAATTCCTAATCGCTACCTATTTGTTTCTAACAAAATCAGTCTTCGCGATTGCTAAGCTCTTCCCCATTCGGAACAAGTTCGTTTTTGTTTCTAGTTTTGGGGATAACGTCGATTATGTGGCGCGTGAGGTTCTTCGTCAGCAATCGGCTGATGTGGTGATTTTGCGGTCACGTAAAAGTAATTATTCGTTTGGTCAGTTGGATATAGATGCGCGACGAATCATTTCTTTTGATAGCTTGAATATAATTCAGTATGTGAAGAGTATTTATCATTTGGCGACAGCTCGGCATGTTTTTGTTGATAATTATTTTGCATTTTTAAGTGTGATGAATTTTAAGACTGGTGTTGAGTGTATTCAACTTTGGCATGCTGCGGGGGCTGTGAAAAGGTTTGGAATGGAAGATCCGACTTTTTATGACCGGACTGTTTCTGCACAGAAACGATTCAAGAAAGTGTATGCGCGGTTTGACAAGGTTGTTGTCGGATCTGATGCGATGATACCTGTTTTTAAAAAGGCTTTTAATATAAAAGATGAGCAATTTTTGAAGACCGGGATTCCACGGACGGATTTTTTCTTTGATGAAGCGGCAAAGTCTACTGCGATTAGCGAGGTCTATGCTGCCTATCCGGAGATTGCATCGAAGAAGGTTATTTTATATGCACCTACGTTTCGCCGTGATGAGTTGGAAGGTCAGGAAATTGGACTTGAGGTTGAGAAAATGACAGCCGAGCTAGGACCTGAGTATTTGTTGTTAATACGCATGCATCCGGCTGTTAAAATGAATTTTGTGGACACTGGGTTGGCTGGTGTACTTGATGTTTCGGCGTATCGAAATGTCAATCATTTGTTGTTGGTGACGGATTATTTACTCTCTGATTATTCGTCGATGCCGTATGAGTTTGCGTTATTGAATCGTCCACAGATCTTTTTTCCGTATGATTTGGAGTCTTATGAGGAAGAAAGCGGCTTTTGGTCTTCTTATGACGAAGTCGTTCCGGGACCCATTGTGCAATCGACGGATGAGATTATCGAATTAATTCGCCAGGATGATTTTGATCTAGAAGAGATTGCTGCGTTTTCTAGTCGATGGAATCGCTATTCTGCGGGAAGATCTGCGCGTGAGCTGGTTGATTATTTAAAGAAATAA
- a CDS encoding CapA family protein encodes MKRIILFLVLLFLVGCSDKEVVSVPDDFSGKATTEVSYHTPPSRMTIGMIGDILLHNPLFTYDDYAYSFAEVKDSLESIDFLLANQESMPAGDIFDYSGYPAFNSPAHIIKGLQDVGVDMVSIANNHTLDRGEKGTLAAIENIKSYDMPYVGAYTSFEDQDELRIMTVNDITIGFLAYTYGTNGIPTPEGKDYLVARIDPKRISREVKAMKKLVDVAVVSMHWGNEYELSPNQTQKDLAQVIADAGGDIIFGHHPHVLQQFDLLEGENGNSTHVFYSLGNFFSGQKFEYTDIGGIARLTVEKNPSNAVSPITISEPSFFPTAVVKDAKGVFRVVPLKSVEAEKIVSNDWVIDHMNAVLFAE; translated from the coding sequence ATGAAAAGGATAATATTGTTCTTAGTTCTTTTGTTTTTAGTTGGCTGTTCTGATAAAGAAGTGGTTTCTGTACCGGATGATTTTTCTGGAAAGGCGACAACCGAAGTGTCTTACCACACCCCTCCCTCCCGAATGACCATCGGCATGATCGGGGACATATTATTGCATAATCCGCTATTCACATACGATGATTATGCCTATTCATTCGCGGAAGTAAAGGATTCTCTGGAGTCAATTGATTTTTTATTGGCCAATCAGGAGTCGATGCCTGCGGGGGATATTTTCGACTATAGTGGGTATCCGGCTTTTAATAGTCCAGCGCATATCATTAAAGGGTTGCAAGATGTTGGTGTGGATATGGTTTCGATTGCAAATAATCATACGTTGGACCGTGGGGAAAAAGGGACGTTGGCGGCGATTGAAAACATTAAATCTTATGACATGCCTTATGTCGGTGCGTATACGTCCTTTGAGGATCAAGACGAGCTGCGGATTATGACCGTAAATGACATTACGATTGGTTTTTTAGCGTATACGTATGGGACGAACGGGATTCCGACGCCTGAGGGGAAAGATTATTTGGTTGCGCGAATTGATCCGAAGCGTATTTCACGTGAGGTTAAAGCGATGAAAAAGTTGGTGGATGTTGCGGTTGTTTCGATGCATTGGGGAAATGAGTACGAGCTTTCTCCCAACCAAACGCAGAAGGACCTGGCACAGGTGATTGCGGATGCGGGTGGAGATATTATTTTCGGCCATCATCCTCATGTGTTGCAGCAGTTCGATTTGTTGGAAGGCGAAAATGGTAATTCGACGCATGTTTTTTATTCGTTAGGGAATTTCTTTTCAGGGCAAAAGTTTGAGTATACGGATATCGGCGGCATTGCGCGTTTAACTGTGGAAAAGAATCCATCGAATGCGGTTTCCCCAATTACAATTAGTGAACCTTCCTTTTTTCCGACGGCTGTTGTGAAAGATGCGAAGGGTGTGTTTCGAGTTGTGCCGCTGAAGAGTGTCGAGGCGGAAAAGATTGTATCGAATGATTGGGTCATCGATCATATGAATGCTGTCCTATTCGCGGAGTAA
- a CDS encoding LysM peptidoglycan-binding domain-containing protein — MKKTVFSVMATTALATMIAVGDADASTDTYKVKSGDSLWKIALNHNVSVNNIKAWNNLNGDIIFPNQKLVVTAGSTAITTPKAPAASAPVATTSSTYTVKRGDTLGAIASAHKTTVAKLASLNNIRNVNVLSIGQVLKVENAKAGTTPPAQTKPNVTAPAKPAAPSTKATTYTVVRGDTLSHISARFGVPISEIMRANGITSHIIHVGQKLKLNGGTDKVSNPKPTTPPASASGISAYPNVIATAQSLRGVPYVWGGQTPSGFDCSGFIHYVYNKAGVSMTRTNSIGYFSRSFYIDNPQPGDLVFFKNTYQKGISHLGVYLGNGNFIHAGSKGIAINNVNDAYWKDKFDSYKRFYSVAD, encoded by the coding sequence TTGAAAAAAACCGTTTTTTCTGTAATGGCAACTACTGCCCTTGCAACGATGATTGCTGTTGGTGACGCGGATGCTTCAACAGATACATACAAAGTAAAATCTGGTGACTCCCTATGGAAGATTGCCTTGAATCATAATGTTTCTGTTAATAATATAAAAGCTTGGAATAATTTAAATGGGGATATAATCTTCCCGAATCAAAAACTTGTTGTGACTGCGGGTTCGACGGCAATAACTACGCCGAAGGCACCAGCTGCTTCAGCGCCTGTTGCGACGACGAGCAGTACGTACACGGTTAAACGTGGCGATACGCTTGGCGCGATTGCTTCAGCTCATAAAACGACCGTTGCGAAGTTGGCGTCGTTGAATAATATTAGAAATGTCAATGTCCTTAGTATCGGACAAGTGTTGAAGGTTGAGAATGCAAAGGCTGGAACGACTCCGCCTGCACAAACAAAACCTAATGTGACAGCGCCTGCTAAACCGGCGGCCCCTTCTACTAAGGCGACGACGTATACAGTTGTGCGCGGCGATACGCTTTCGCATATTAGTGCACGTTTTGGTGTGCCAATTAGCGAGATTATGAGAGCGAACGGCATTACGTCACATATCATTCATGTCGGTCAAAAACTTAAGTTGAACGGCGGTACGGATAAGGTTTCGAATCCTAAACCGACTACACCTCCTGCATCTGCTTCGGGTATTAGTGCTTATCCAAACGTTATAGCTACAGCGCAATCTTTGCGCGGTGTTCCTTATGTATGGGGCGGCCAGACACCTAGCGGGTTCGACTGCAGCGGGTTCATTCACTATGTTTATAATAAAGCAGGCGTTTCCATGACGCGTACGAATTCGATTGGCTATTTCAGCAGATCGTTTTATATCGACAATCCACAACCGGGTGATTTGGTATTCTTTAAAAATACATACCAAAAGGGTATTTCTCATTTGGGCGTTTATTTAGGAAACGGGAACTTCATTCATGCGGGTTCTAAAGGTATTGCGATTAATAATGTAAATGATGCCTATTGGAAAGATAAGTTTGATAGTTATAAGCGATTTTATAGTGTTGCTGATTGA
- a CDS encoding N-acetylmuramoyl-L-alanine amidase, with protein sequence MKKTLYTVLITLLLIIMGCSHEIVPSKEVEILAYPITETSLPTINYLLPLKNSEERTTPITKVMIHFTSNAAENPVDPYNANDVREIFIDYGVSAHYIIGREGEIYLLVPENRIAYHAGKGNLKNFPHYEDQLNKYSIGIEMMAIGTKEEMSSILPTEDYELIPESHIGFTEAQYETLHNLITDIVKRYPAVKNDREHIIGHDEYAPDRKSDPGSLFEWAKIGF encoded by the coding sequence ATGAAGAAAACCCTATATACTGTTTTAATCACACTGTTATTAATCATCATGGGCTGCTCTCATGAAATCGTACCAAGTAAAGAAGTAGAAATACTTGCTTATCCGATAACAGAAACGAGCCTACCAACGATTAATTACCTTCTTCCACTGAAAAATTCTGAAGAGAGAACCACACCAATCACAAAAGTAATGATTCATTTTACAAGTAATGCAGCTGAAAATCCTGTGGACCCTTATAACGCTAACGATGTTCGTGAAATCTTCATCGATTACGGCGTTTCAGCCCATTATATAATCGGAAGAGAAGGCGAAATCTATCTTCTGGTACCAGAGAATCGCATTGCCTATCACGCGGGGAAAGGTAATTTAAAGAACTTTCCACACTATGAAGATCAGCTAAATAAGTATTCAATTGGAATCGAAATGATGGCAATTGGAACAAAAGAAGAAATGAGTTCAATTTTACCTACCGAGGATTATGAATTAATTCCCGAGTCACATATTGGATTCACCGAAGCACAGTACGAAACTCTACATAATTTAATCACTGACATAGTTAAAAGATACCCAGCAGTAAAGAATGATAGAGAACATATAATTGGTCACGATGAATATGCACCCGACCGAAAATCCGATCCCGGCTCATTATTCGAGTGGGCAAAAATTGGATTTTGA